The DNA window GCCGCGTTTATTACTCCGTGATCACGAAGGAGCGCCGCGGCGACTACCTCGGCGGCACCGTGCAGGTCATCCCGCACATCACCGACGAGATCAAGGCGCGCATCCACAAAGCCGCGGAGCCGACGGATCTCCTGATCGTCGAAGTCGGCGGCACCGTCGGCGACATCGAGGCGCTGCCGTTCCTCGAAGCCGTGCGCCAGTTCCGCGCCGACGCGGGCCGCGACAACGTCGCGTACGTGCACCTCGCGCTGGTGCCGTTCGTCTCCACCGTGGGCGAGCTCAAGACCAAGCCGCTCCAGCACTCGGTGAAGGAACTGCAGGCCCTCGGCATCTCGCCCGACGTGCTGCTCTGCCGCACGGATCGCTTCCTGCCGCGCTCGGTGAAGGCCAAGATCGCGCTGTTCTGCAACGTCGACGAAGACGCCGTGATCACCGCGAAGGACGTGCAGCACCTCTACGAAGTGCCGCTCGCGTTCCACGACGAAGGCCTCGACGACAAGCTGACGCGCGTGCTCGGCATCTGGACCGGCGAGCCGCGGCTCGAGGCGTGGGAGCGCGTGGTGCACGCGGTGCGCAATCCCGAGCGCACGGTGCGCATCGCGATGGTCGGCAAGTACGTCGATCTCACCGACTCGTACAAGAGCCTGAACGAGGCGCTGCATCACGGCGGAATCGCGCACCGCACGAAGGTCGCGATCGAGTACTTCGACTCGGAGAAGCTCGACTCGACCGACGCGCTCGCCGGCATGCACGGCATTCTCGTGCCGCACGGCTTCGGCTCGCGCGGCGTCGAGGGCAAGATCGCGGCGGTGCGCTACGCGCGCGAGCGCCGCATTCCGTACTTCGGCATCTGCTTCGGCATGCAGATGCTCGTGATCGAGTTCGCGCGCAACGTCGCGGGCCTCGAGCGCGCGAACAGCGCCGAGGTCGACCCTGAGACGCCGAACCCGGTGATCGACCTGATGCCCGAGCAGCGCACGAAGGAAGGCAAGGGCGCGACGATGCGCCTCGGCGCTTACCCGTGCTCGCTGCGCCCCGGCACGCGCGCCGCAGAAGCGTACGCACGGCTCGACATCAGCGAGCGCCACCGCCACCGCTACGAGTTCAACCCCGACTTCCGCGACCGCCTCTCGCGCGCGGGCCTCGTGCTCTCGGGCACTTCCCCCGACGGGCGCCTGGTCGAGATCGTCGAGCTCGCGGACCACCCGTGGTTCGTCGGCTGCCAGTTCCACCCCGAGTTCAAGTCCACGCCGTTCGCGCCTCACCCGCTCTTCGCCGCGTTCGTGGCGGCGGCGGTGAAGCAGCAGGATGCGACGAAGAAGTAGCCGCGCGGCGCTCGCGGTCGCGCTGGCGATCGCGGGAGCATGCAAGCCACAGGCAGAGATGGCGCCCGTGATTGGCGTGACGTTCGAGTCCGACGCGCCGCCCACGCGATGGGTCGATGCGATCGTGGTTCGCACGCACGCGAGGCCGCACTCCCCGGCAACGCTGCTGGACGCGACGATCACGACGTGGCGCGCCGGAGAGCGTGCGCGCGCGGCGCGGCGCTTCGTCCCGATCGACGAAGGTGGGCGGCTTCGCGCGCTCCTGCCGGAGTCGAAAGACTGGCTCCCGTGCGAGGGCCACTACTACCAGTGGGCAGTCGGCTTCGAGGCGGAGTCCGGCGCGATTCCGCAGATCTCGCGGAGCGATCCGATTCTCGTGATGCGAGCCCCGAACCTGCTGACCCCCGACGCGGATCTCTGCGCGCCTCCACCTCCGCCCAACGCGTAGGCGCAATTTCTGTCGATTCGGTCGCCCGGGCGTCGTCGTAATCTCGAACTTCTCACACCGGAGACACGACGATGGCGACCTTCATGTTCCTGATTCTCGACGCGGACGTTCCCGAGAAGGAGGCCGCGGGGCGCGGCTCGGGCATCGAGGCGATGAGCAAGTACGCGGGCGAGCTCGCGCAGGCCGGCAAGATGAAGGGCGGGGCGCCGCTCGTGCCGGCGAAGCAGGCGCGCACGCTCGGCCGCGACCGCAAGGGCAAGGTGAAAGTGATCGACGGACCCTTCACCGAGTCGAAGGAGATCGTGTCGGGCTACTTCCTGATCGAGGCGAAGGACCGGCGCGAAGCAGTCTCGTTGGCGCGGCGCTGCCCACACCTTTCGATCGGGAGGATCGAGGTGCGCGAGGTCATGGAGATCTAGGCAACGCGCGAGTGAGACTGGACGCGCCGCCGAGACGAATGACGCGTTGAGGCATGGGCAGATCATCTCCGATGACGAACGCTCCTCCCGAGCAGGTCGGCCGAGGCCGCAAGCGAAGCGCGCAGCTTTCGCCGGAGTCTTCGGAGGCGAAAGCGAAGTAAACAAGGAAATCGTGAACCTCGATCCCCGAGCAGCTCGAGACGCAGCGCCGGTCTCCGAGCGCGAGTTCGAGCGCGTGTATCGGGAGGAGCACGGGCGCGTGCTCGCGACCGTGGCGCGAGTCGTTGTGGATCTCGCGCGGGCAGAGGAGCTCGTGCAGGAGGCTTGGCTGCGGGCGGTGGAGCATTGGCCGCGGGAGGGGGCGCCGGAAAAGCCGGGTGCTTGGCTCGTCACCGCGGCGCGGCGGCTCGCGATCGACGCGTGGCGGCGCGAGGCGGTGGCGAAGCGCGAGGCGGAGCGTGCGCGCGCGGAGTCGACTCCGCCGAGCGAGGTGGACGCGCAGCTCGACGCGGCGCTGGCTCCCGAGTTGTTACGGGACGACCCGCTGCGGCTGATGTTCGCGTGCTGCCATCCGCTGCTCCCGCGCGACGCCCAGGTGGCGCTCACGCTGCACACGCTCGGTGGGCTCACGGTGCCCGAGATCGCACGCGCGTTCCTCGCCGACGAGCGCGCCATCGCGCAGCGTCTCGTGCGCGCGAAACGCACGCTGCGCGCGCGCAAGGTCGCGTTCCGCGTGCCGAGCGCGTACGAGCTGCCCGCGCGCATGCCGGTGGTGCTCGACGTGCTCTACCTCGTGTTCAACGAGGGCTACGCCGCGAGCGCGGGCGACGCGCTCGTGCGCCGCGAGCTGTGCGACGAAGCCCTGCGCCTCGCGCGCCTCGTGGCGGACGCGCTGCCGGGCGCCGAGGCGCTCGCGCTTGCTGGCGCTGTTCGAGCTGCAGGCGTCGCGCCTCGCCGCGCGCGTCGACGCGAGCGGGCGCGCGCTCACGCTCGAGCAACAGGACCGCTCGCGCTGGGACCGCGCGCGCATCGAGGCCGGGTTCGCGGCGCTCGCGCGTGCGCGGCGTGCGCCGCGGCCGGGCGCTTTTCTGCTGCAAGCCGAGATCGCGGCGTGTCACGCGCGCGCGCAGCTTCGCGCGCACGAACTGGCGCCGCATCGTGAGTTGTTACGACGCGCTGCTCGCGCAGAATCTCTCGCCCGTCGTCGCACTGAACCGCGTCATCGCGGTCAGCTATCGCGACGGCGCCGACGCCGGGCTCGCCGCCCTCGACGCGCTGCGCTTCGAGTCGCGCTTGCGCGGCTACCCGTACCTCGCCGCCACGCGCGCGGATCTGCTGAGGCGCGCGCGGCGCTGGAGCGAGGCCGCCGCCGAGTTCGCGCGGGCCGAACGCGCGATGCGCACGCCCGCGGAGCGCGCGCTGATGGCGGGGCGACGCGCGGAGTGCCTGCGCGCCTCGCTTGCGACGCCTAGCCCACTCGCCTAAAACCCGCGCCTTCCGGCCGGCGATTCATGCGCCGTTTCGGGGCGTTAGCTCAGTTGGTAGAGCGCCGTGTTCACACCGCGGAGGTCACAGGTTCGAGCCCTGTACGCCCCACCAGTTCCCCACGCTCCTGGCGCCCTCACCATTGGGCTGGCCGAGCGCAAGCTCGGCTCTGCGTGAACGCATCAGGCGCGGCCGCGAAAGATCAGGAGGATTCGCATGAGCGGCGCTGAGGCGCTTCGCGTTCAGGGTACGGTCGCGCCCGGGTTCGAGTCGGTTCGCGCGCTCTACGAGCACGAGATGCGCACGATGGCCGAGCACCACACGCAGCTGTGCGTGTACCACCGCGGCGAGCGCGTGGTCGATCTGTGGGCGGCGCCCGAGGGCGACGCGTTTTCACCCGACTCGCTCGTGAACGTCTTCAGCAGCGGCAAGAGCCTCGAGGCGATCGCGATGGCGTACCTCGTGGGCCGCGGGCTGCTCGATTACGGCGCGCCCGTCGCGCGTTATTGGCCCGAGTTCGCGGCGAACGGGAAGGGCGAGCTCACCGTTGCGGACGTGCTGCGGCACGAAGGCGGCATGGCCGCGTTTCAGTCCTCGCTCGACGCGGACGACTTGGTGCCCGCACGCCTCAAGCAGAACAAAGTGGGCGCGGTCATCGAAGCGCACGCGCTCCGCTATCCGACGGGTGGCCGCGGGAGGCGCGAGTACCACGCGATCACGCGCGGCTGGATCCTGAACGAGGTGTTCCGGCGCGTCGATCCCGCGCGTCGCACGATGGGCGAGTTCTACGACGAAGAGGTCCGCCGCCCGCTCGAGGCCGACGTGATCATCGGAGTGCGCGAAGCGGAGCTCGGGCGCATCGTGAAGGTGAAGCCGCTCGGTCTGCTCTTCTTGTTCCTCCAAAGCCTCTTGCCCAAGGCCCTCGGTCGCAAGATCAAGCACCACTTCTTCCACACGCTCGGCCGGCTCTTGCGATTGCTTCCGGGCTTCCGTCACTCGACGATCCGCGGCGCGCCGCCGGCGTACAAGGGCATGACGGGTCTCGGCTTCTTCAACGAGCGCAGCGTCGCGCTGGGCGAGACGCCGTCGGCCGGCGCGAAGTGCTCCGCGCGCGGGCTCGCGAAGCTCGCGGCGGTGATGGCGGGCCGCGGGCGCTTCGCCGGCCGCGAGGTCGTGAGCGAGGCGGGGTGGAAGGCGATGCACGACGCGCCCGTCGAGGCGTTCATGGGCTTCGCGCCGACGGCCTTCACGCAAGGCGGCGTCAACCGCTTCGCCGCGGTGGACCCGAATGCACCGGAGCTCGCGCGCGCCTTCAACATCGGGCGCGAGGGTTACTACGGCTGGATGGGCCTCGGCGGCTCGATTTTCCAGTGGCACCCCGAACGCGAGATCGGCTTCGCGTTCGTGCCGACGGCGCTCCACGTGCTCGACCTGCTCAACGAGCGCGGGAAGCTGTACCAGGCGGAAGTGGTGCGCTGCGTCGAGCGGCTGGAGACGTGACGGCGCGGGTCATCCCGCCAGCTCCTTCTCGATCCGCTCGCGCAGCTTGAACTTCTGGATCTTCGTCGCCGACATCGGCCAGTCGTCGACGAAGCGCACGAAGCGCGGAACTTTGAAGCTCGCGATCTTGCCGCGGCAGAACTCGATCAGCTCGGACTCGCTCGCGGCGTGGCCAGGCCGCAGCTGCACGAAGGCGGCGGCGACCTCGCCGTACTTCGCGTCGGGCGCGGCGACGATCTGCGCGAGCAGCACGGCGGGGTGCGTCTGCAGGAAGCCCTCGATCTCCACCGCGGCGACGTTCTCGCCGCCGACCTTGAGCATGTCCTTGGTGCGCCCGAGGTAGGCGATGCGGCCCTCGGCATCGAGCGTGCCGAGATCGCCGGTGTGGAACCAGCCCTCGGCGTCGAACGCCTCGGCGTTCTTCTCGGGCGACTTGTAGTACCCGTCGAACAGGCAGTACCCGCGGATGCAGAGCTCGCCGCGCGCGCCGGCGGGCAATGCCGCGTTCGTCGCGGGATCGCGCACCGAGACCTCGATGCCGGCGAACGGGCGGCCCGCCGTGGTCGCGCGCGTCTCGGCGTCGTCGCCCGGCTCGCTGAACGCGGTCACGCCCCCGGCTTCGGTGAGGCCGTAGGCTGTGATGTGCTTCGCGAACGGCAGCGCTGCGTGGAATTGCCGTAACAAGTCGGGCGGGCCGACGTTGTTCATCAGCCGGAAGTGCAGCTCGCGCGCGTCGAACTCGGGATGCGAGAGCAGCGCCTGCGTGATCGTCGGGAACGCCGCGAAGTTCACCGTGGCGCGCTCGTCGCGCAGGTATCGCAGCGCGAGGCCGGGCTCGAAGCGCTCCATCGAGAGCAGCGCGGCGCCGGCGTCGAGGCAGGCGAGCAGCGGCAGCACGAAGCTCATGTGGAACATCGGCAGCGGGTCCCACATGCGATCCGCGCGCGTCAGCTCGAAGCGCGTGCGGCCCGCCTCGAGCGCGGTGCGCACGAGCGCCTCGTGCGTGAGCGGGCAGCCCTTCGGCATCGCCGTGGTGCCCGACGTGTACATCATCAGCGCGATGTCGCGGACGGCGACGCGCGCGCGGCGGCGTGCGATCTCCTCCGCGCTGACGAGAGAGCGCGCCGCGCGGAAGCGCGCCTCGGGCAGCAGCGCGCGCGTCGGATTCTCCCCTAACAACACGACGGCGCGCAGCTTCGGCGCTTCCGGCAGCGCGAGCGCCGCGGGATCGCTCGCGCCCGCGAGCGAGGGCAGCGCCTCTTCGAGCAGCGCCACGAAGTCGACGTGCTCTTCGATGCGGTCGGTCGTGACGAGCACGCGCAGGTCCGCGTTCTCGACGACGTAGCCGAGCTCGCGCGCCTTGTACCGCGCGTTGATCGGCACGGCCCAGGCGCCGAGCAGCGCGCACGCGAGCAGCAAATCCACGAACTCGGCGCAGTTCGGCAGCAGGATCCCGACGTGATCGCCCTTGCCGACGCCGAGCCCCGCGAGCGAGCGCGCCGCGTCGACCGCGCGCGCATCGAGCTCGGCGAACAAAGTCGCGCGCCCAGGGAACCTGAGCGCGATGTCGCTCGGCGCGCGCTCCGCCGCGCGCGCGAGCAGCGCACCCACGCTGTAGACCTCGGTGAAGCTCGGCACGTCGCGACTCTATCCCGCTGGGCGCCGGCGCGTCGCGCTCCGCTTGCGGAGTCGCGCTTCTCAGCCCGCCGAAATCCCAGGGCCCGCGGTGAACGAGCAGGGCGGCGCGCAGCACCGGCCACGCCGGTGTGGGCGCGATGGGCAGGCGCCAGCGATCCAGCGCGCGCCGCAGCTCGGGCGACAGACGTTCCGACGATCCAGCGCCGCAGTCGCCCGCGCTCGATGGTTTCCACGCGCCGAGCTGTGCGGCGCAACGTGCGGGACGGCGGGCCAACGCGGGCTCGCCCAGCGCGCGGCTCGGGCTTCCTCGCTAGCTTGCCGCGCCTGCGTGGTCCCGTAGCTCAGTTGGATTAGAGCGCGAGCCTCCGAAGCTCGAGGTCGCTGGTTCGAGCCCAGCCGGGATCACCATCCACGCCCGCGGAGGCGCCAGCTGCGGAAACTCGCGGGTCGGCGCAACCGAGGAGATCGAGGTCGCCGCGCGCGTCCGGAAGCACGTGCGCATCACCGCGCAGCGCTCCGAGATCCCCGCCTGCCGCTTCACGTCCGCCTGACTCATCCGGAGCGTCCTCGTCCTGACTACCAGTTGGTCTTGCGGATGAGGTCCGTCTTTCCATCCCAGGCGTAGTGGGCAGCTTTCCATTCATTGAAGTTGCGCCGCGAGTTCGGATTCTCCGTGTACAGCTCAACGAAGCAGCCGAGCAGCGCGCGCGCGTCCACGTACGACACCATAAATCGCCCGCCGACGGCAATCTCCGTCACCGACGGGTAGCCCGCCGCTTCGAACCGCGCCTTTTCCACGCTCACATCCGGCAGACAGATCGCGACGTGATGCAATCCCGTCTGTTCGCGGGTGTACATGTCGCGATAGATCGACGGTGTGTCGTCATGCTGTTCGATCAGCTGGATGTGGTGGTCCGGCCCGCACTGGCCCCACGCGTAGGTGAGATCGGGGTGCGAGGGAGCGCCGCGATACGTCTCCACGAAACCCGGCCGTTCCTTGGCGAAGAAGTGGCGGTCCATGAAGAACGGACCAGCCCCGAACATCTGCGCCCACTTCGCGCAGGCAGCATCGATGTCGGGCACGTAGTAGGCGTACTGTTCGATGGGGTAACGCAGGAAGCGGTGGTTCATCACTGTCTCTCCCGAGCACCGACTCAGGTCAGGAATCGAGTTCGGCGCAGTCCGCGATCGAGCTCTACTCGCGCACCTCTTCGAGCTTCTCCCACTTCCTCTCGTTCAGGGCCTCGTCGAGGTTGGGGTCGTAGTCGGGAAGCCGGGTGCCGATGTACTCACCGTCGCTGTTCATCCAGTACTCGTTCGCCCCGCTGTCGACCTTGTAGTGCTGGCCGGTTTCCGGGTTCACGACCTGCGTGCGCTCGGTGATCGTGTCGACGAAGCGCTCGTGGGCTTTGTCGGAGGCGGCGTTGCGCGCCTGCCAGCCCTCCATGAGGGCGTCGTGCGCGGCCTGGCTCCTGTTCTGGAACGCGCGCTGGCTGGCCTCGAAGCTCGCCCAGTTCTGGCGCATGCGCTGTTCGTGCTCCGCCCAGCTCCGGCCCGCCTTCTCCATCTCGAGTCGGTTGTACGCGGCGATCGGCTCGAGCGCGTAGCGCGCGCGCCAGGCCGAAGATCAGCTGAGTCTGCGCTCGGGCGAAGACCTCCCGCTCGGCTTCGAGACCCGTCGACCAGTAGGCCCACGTCTGCAGCTCTGCGCTCTCGCTGACCGACAGGTGCACCAAGAGGAAGAAGGGCCTGCCGTTCGCCGACTCCCACTCGCTGCCGATGGCAAAGTTCTTCGACTGGGTGGGCACGACCTTGAACAGTTGATCGCTGTACCACTGATCGATCCGCGCCACTTCTTCGATTGCGAAGGAGCGCAGGAGGCGATGGCCGCTCTGCTGGCCCCAGGGCACGATGTCCTGCTGCACGACTGCGTCGACCCCGGGAAAGGCGCGCAGCTGCTGGCCGCCTTGTCGGTAGATCTGCTGCATCTGCGGGTCAGCGGTGAACATGAAGCTGCTCACCGGAAAATTCGTGATCGAGATTCCGTCCGGCCACGTGATCGACGGCTGACCCGGTCCGCTCGCTGCGTTCTGCTTCCAGCCCGCCGGGAACGGCATTTCCACGATCAGCGTTCCGTTGCCGTCGCGAAGGGGAAGCATCTTCAGCTTCTCCCAGCCGCCTGGTTTTGTGGCGCGCTCCGGCTCCGCGGAGGCCGCGGCGACCGCAGCAATTGGGGCGACCGGGGCGACCGCCGGCTCACTCGGCGCCGCGGTCGGAGCTGCCGCGCTCGTGTCCGCGGCGTTGGCGACATCGTCCTGCCCGCAGCCTCGAATCCAGAACGAGAACGCCAGCAGGAGAGTGCAAGCGGAAGGCGAACTCAACGCTCGAACGATCATCGCACGACTCCGTTTCGCAGCTTCGCACACGGTCAAGGCAACTCCGTCCGCACCGCGCGCAAGCGCCTGGCGTTGATTCCGAAAATCGCGCGTCAGCTCCCGTGTGCGAGGCGCCCCTGCTCACCGAGTCGCTGTCGCACCTGGCTGGGCGTGACAAGCACCACCAACGGCGGCACGATCCGCATTCGCGGCATGGGCACCTCGGGCAACAACCCGGGCCTCGAGTCGGCGGTGGGCTCGTTCATCGACGGCGTCTACCGCAGCCGGGCGGGCCTCGCGCTGCAAGATCTGATCGACGTCGAGCGCGTCGAGATCCTGCGCGGGCCGCAGGGGACGCTGTTCGGAAAGAACACCTCGGCCGGGCTGATTCACATCATCACGAAGCAGCCCGAGTTCACCTGGGGTGGGCACGTGCAGGGCACGGTCGGCAACCTCGACCTGCGCAAAGTGCAGGGCAGCGTGACCGGTCCGCTGATCGCCGAGTCCCTCGCGTTCCGCCTCGCCGGCTCCTTTCACATCCGCGACGGCTACTACGACGACATCGACACCCGCGACACCTTCGCCGACCGCGACCGCTGGGCGCTCAAGGGCCAGCTCCTGTTCACGCCGACCGAGAGCCTCGACTTCCGCTTCATCGCCGACTACACGAAGATGCGCGAACACTGCTGCCCGGCCGTGTACTCGGTCGTCGGTCGCAACGCCAAACACGTCGTCGACATGGGCGGAGACATCTTCGGCGGGAGCCTGGACGGCGCGATCGTCCCGCTGCTTCAGGGCGGCGGATGGTCCACTGCATTCCGTAACAACGACAGCCTGCGCGTGGGCACCAACACGGATCCATTCGAGGACGTGAACGATTGGGGCCTCTCGCTCGAGACGAACTGGGATCTCGACGTGGTGGAGGTGAAGAGCATCCTCGCCCATCGGCAGACCGACATCTCACGCGGCCAGGACATCGACTTCACCAACATCGACATCCTGATGCCAGGCGTCACCGACGAGAAGTGGGAGAACTACAGCCTCGAGGTTCAGCTCTCCGGGCTCGTCGAAGCAGTCCGTCTCGACTGGGTGTTCGGCTTGTACGCCTACGCAGAAGATCTGACCAACAACCAGCGAGTGCTGATCGGGAGCCAAGGTCCGAACTACATCGGCCGGCTCGTCGCGCAGGCGACGGCTCCGGCTCTTCAGATTCCGTTCGAGACTCGGTTCAATCCGGGGGAGGGACGAACCACCGCGCTCGCGCAGGACAACAAGGGTTACTCGTTCTTCACCCACAACATCTTTCACGTGACGGACAAGCTCGATCTCACGATCGGCGCGCGATACAGCTGGGAACGCAAGGAAGGCTCGGGGCTCCAAGGGGCAACGCCGGTGGGACAGATCTTCAGCGCGCCGTTCTGCGATCGAATCACGAGCTTCGTGGGCGGCGGCGCGCCGCTTCGCAACGCGGTCGGCCTGAATCTGCGCACCACACTCGGCAACACGTGCGACAACTTCAGCTGGTCACGTCAGTACGAGAGAGACGACTGGACCGGCACGCTGCAGCTCGGCTATCGGCTGACGGAGGAGCTGAACGTTTACGCGAGCGTGTCGCGCGGCTTCAAATCCGGCGGGTACAACCTCGACGCCGAGGCCTTCAACTGCATTCCGTCGGGGCTCGCGACCGCGCCGCCGGCCCCAGGCGACGTGGTTTCGGGGGCCATCACCTGCACTCCGGACGACCGCACAGCCTTCGACCCGGAGTTCTCGGACGCCTATGAGCTCGGCGTCAAGTCGACGTGGTTCGACGGACGACTGGTCGCGAACCTCGCCGTGTTTCACACCGACTTCAAAGGCTTCCAGCTCAATCAGTTCACCGGCTTCGGCTTCATCATCCGCAACGTTCCGAACGTCGAGTCCGACGGCGCGGAGCTGGAGCTCACCGCGTTTCCCTTCGAGGGGATGATCAGCAGCCTCTCGATCACTTACGCGGACACCCGATACGGCCACGACGACGTCTGCTTCCGCCTGAACCGGCCCGACCTCTCCGTCAACCGCTGCCCCGGCGAGTCGAACGCGATCTCGGGCTGCGAAGACGACCCGCCGCTGGGAACGCCCTCGTCCCCGTGCTTCGTGTTCCCGACCAACCAGATCGCGAACGGGCACCGCCTCACGCACGCACCCGCGTGGACCG is part of the Deltaproteobacteria bacterium genome and encodes:
- a CDS encoding CTP synthase, with translation MNARPKKFIFVTGGVLSGLGKGLSAAAIGALLEARGLRVAFLKLDPYLNVDPGTMNPVQHGEVYVTEDGAETDLDLGHYERFTKTVTSQANNVTAGRVYYSVITKERRGDYLGGTVQVIPHITDEIKARIHKAAEPTDLLIVEVGGTVGDIEALPFLEAVRQFRADAGRDNVAYVHLALVPFVSTVGELKTKPLQHSVKELQALGISPDVLLCRTDRFLPRSVKAKIALFCNVDEDAVITAKDVQHLYEVPLAFHDEGLDDKLTRVLGIWTGEPRLEAWERVVHAVRNPERTVRIAMVGKYVDLTDSYKSLNEALHHGGIAHRTKVAIEYFDSEKLDSTDALAGMHGILVPHGFGSRGVEGKIAAVRYARERRIPYFGICFGMQMLVIEFARNVAGLERANSAEVDPETPNPVIDLMPEQRTKEGKGATMRLGAYPCSLRPGTRAAEAYARLDISERHRHRYEFNPDFRDRLSRAGLVLSGTSPDGRLVEIVELADHPWFVGCQFHPEFKSTPFAPHPLFAAFVAAAVKQQDATKK
- a CDS encoding dehydrogenase, which encodes MATFMFLILDADVPEKEAAGRGSGIEAMSKYAGELAQAGKMKGGAPLVPAKQARTLGRDRKGKVKVIDGPFTESKEIVSGYFLIEAKDRREAVSLARRCPHLSIGRIEVREVMEI
- a CDS encoding beta-lactamase family protein, which codes for MSGAEALRVQGTVAPGFESVRALYEHEMRTMAEHHTQLCVYHRGERVVDLWAAPEGDAFSPDSLVNVFSSGKSLEAIAMAYLVGRGLLDYGAPVARYWPEFAANGKGELTVADVLRHEGGMAAFQSSLDADDLVPARLKQNKVGAVIEAHALRYPTGGRGRREYHAITRGWILNEVFRRVDPARRTMGEFYDEEVRRPLEADVIIGVREAELGRIVKVKPLGLLFLFLQSLLPKALGRKIKHHFFHTLGRLLRLLPGFRHSTIRGAPPAYKGMTGLGFFNERSVALGETPSAGAKCSARGLAKLAAVMAGRGRFAGREVVSEAGWKAMHDAPVEAFMGFAPTAFTQGGVNRFAAVDPNAPELARAFNIGREGYYGWMGLGGSIFQWHPEREIGFAFVPTALHVLDLLNERGKLYQAEVVRCVERLET
- a CDS encoding AMP-binding protein, which produces MPSFTEVYSVGALLARAAERAPSDIALRFPGRATLFAELDARAVDAARSLAGLGVGKGDHVGILLPNCAEFVDLLLACALLGAWAVPINARYKARELGYVVENADLRVLVTTDRIEEHVDFVALLEEALPSLAGASDPAALALPEAPKLRAVVLLGENPTRALLPEARFRAARSLVSAEEIARRRARVAVRDIALMMYTSGTTAMPKGCPLTHEALVRTALEAGRTRFELTRADRMWDPLPMFHMSFVLPLLACLDAGAALLSMERFEPGLALRYLRDERATVNFAAFPTITQALLSHPEFDARELHFRLMNNVGPPDLLRQFHAALPFAKHITAYGLTEAGGVTAFSEPGDDAETRATTAGRPFAGIEVSVRDPATNAALPAGARGELCIRGYCLFDGYYKSPEKNAEAFDAEGWFHTGDLGTLDAEGRIAYLGRTKDMLKVGGENVAAVEIEGFLQTHPAVLLAQIVAAPDAKYGEVAAAFVQLRPGHAASESELIEFCRGKIASFKVPRFVRFVDDWPMSATKIQKFKLRERIEKELAG
- a CDS encoding VOC family protein — translated: MNHRFLRYPIEQYAYYVPDIDAACAKWAQMFGAGPFFMDRHFFAKERPGFVETYRGAPSHPDLTYAWGQCGPDHHIQLIEQHDDTPSIYRDMYTREQTGLHHVAICLPDVSVEKARFEAAGYPSVTEIAVGGRFMVSYVDARALLGCFVELYTENPNSRRNFNEWKAAHYAWDGKTDLIRKTNW
- a CDS encoding TonB-dependent receptor, yielding MTSTTNGGTIRIRGMGTSGNNPGLESAVGSFIDGVYRSRAGLALQDLIDVERVEILRGPQGTLFGKNTSAGLIHIITKQPEFTWGGHVQGTVGNLDLRKVQGSVTGPLIAESLAFRLAGSFHIRDGYYDDIDTRDTFADRDRWALKGQLLFTPTESLDFRFIADYTKMREHCCPAVYSVVGRNAKHVVDMGGDIFGGSLDGAIVPLLQGGGWSTAFRNNDSLRVGTNTDPFEDVNDWGLSLETNWDLDVVEVKSILAHRQTDISRGQDIDFTNIDILMPGVTDEKWENYSLEVQLSGLVEAVRLDWVFGLYAYAEDLTNNQRVLIGSQGPNYIGRLVAQATAPALQIPFETRFNPGEGRTTALAQDNKGYSFFTHNIFHVTDKLDLTIGARYSWERKEGSGLQGATPVGQIFSAPFCDRITSFVGGGAPLRNAVGLNLRTTLGNTCDNFSWSRQYERDDWTGTLQLGYRLTEELNVYASVSRGFKSGGYNLDAEAFNCIPSGLATAPPAPGDVVSGAITCTPDDRTAFDPEFSDAYELGVKSTWFDGRLVANLAVFHTDFKGFQLNQFTGFGFIIRNVPNVESDGAELELTAFPFEGMISSLSITYADTRYGHDDVCFRLNRPDLSVNRCPGESNAISGCEDDPPLGTPSSPCFVFPTNQIANGHRLTHAPAWTGSLQLSLQRPLFDTGWSWYGGGNVYYRGRHKTSTDLDELKDEEAHWKLNIQGGVRSPDERLDLQFWMNNVTDDISTTIAFDTVFQAGSFSAFKGQPRTYGVTATYHFGE